The DNA region CCGCTACTTTGCAGGAACGCACTCCTGTAAGATTGCCCAGGGCGGGCACAGGAATGaacctgcaacgtctctgcaatgatgCAGTGCAGCATTGCAATCTGGCACCGCAATATTTCCAcaacgttgctgcaatgttatggtgctgTGTGGGTAATGTAGCACTATCCCGTAAGTTTAGGTAAATTCACTTCacgaatgttaaaaaataatattttaaacacgTCTAACACTGAAGGCAATTTCCTACCAATAATTTGTAGTCCGTGATTACCAATTAAATATATGGTCGTATTCGTACGTAAGCTATATCGCGAATACATGATAGCGGTCCAAGAAAGCACTAACGAACACTAGAAGCAGAATATCAAGCAAATGTCTGGTGTAAGCTTTAGCAAGTCAACATAGAAACTGACAGTTGAATGTCAAGAAAAGTAAGGTTGAATACAGAAAGCAAATAACTGCAGAAGAAGAAGGGATGGGTACGATGAACCAGGTAAAGAGAATCCAATGCGAAGGGTCTTGTTACCTGTATTTTCGCTTTATACCGTTTTACTCGAAGTGCATCGACCATCTTTGAAGGAACATATTAAGGTACTATTAGACAAATTTTTTCGTGTGAGCTACGGTTTAAAACAACCTTTATCTGCGCGTAAGGTATCGGCGTGACGTATTAcctatacgcgcgtagtgctGACCTCTCTACATTCGAACgccattatctaaaaaatggttgggtatatgcaaaaattatatatacagaaattgtagaaaattgaatgctctttaaatattatttgaacaaaatttcgatagggcttaccatttttgacaAATTCTTCAAAAACTACAAAAAGATTGATgcattctaaactttaagacctggtcggcaccctttcctgttgtccggttgcaataatcttttacagggattatttttttatgaaatcgaACCATACTAGGGGaagagagcaaaagaaatcgcatgttgaaaataagggccaccctagtgtgtgtgtgtgtgtgttgagTATAGACGCCCCCTGAAACCATTGAATGACACCCAGACTGAAAAAACTTTGAATTGCATAGTACTAAAGTTCGACCTTAAAGTAAAGTTGGTCAATACTCTAACTACAATAATGATGTTAATCGCGGAACAGTAATACTTGTTATTCTTAATCATTGACCATTATACAAGGAGAATTACGCTTGACTAGAGGGAAATGCAAATGTTTTACCCAGTAACTGCAAATATCGCGCAGCCATGGTGTACGAAAGTAAGGAACATCGAGTCCATCGTGGATACAATAAGTATGATCATGAGAGACCCTATATAACTATGCACCGCCGTGACATAGTAGTAATCTTGTGGATCCATGAAGCCATAATCCACTTGGTACATCAGGTATCTCTCCTCGGACTTGTTCTTCGTTAGAATGTCGTGTACCATTAACGCAGTTGGAAGCGCTAGGTACCCTACGGTTAGTATACT from Andrena cerasifolii isolate SP2316 chromosome 10, iyAndCera1_principal, whole genome shotgun sequence includes:
- the LOC143374153 gene encoding uncharacterized protein LOC143374153, with product KLVESWGVDYDIAIDCLPPLLTSILITAKYLNGVLRTHKLAPLCHIIRRDFERLKDLPEFEVFYFYTMQGRKIVVSLLGFFSILTVGYLALPTALMVHDILTKNKSEERYLMYQVDYGFMDPQDYYYVTAVHSYIGSLMIILIVSTMDSMFLTFVHHGCAIFAVTG